Proteins co-encoded in one Aspergillus flavus chromosome 2, complete sequence genomic window:
- a CDS encoding glyceraldehyde 3-phosphate dehydrogenase, which produces MATPKVGINGFGRIGRIVFRNAIASGDVDVVAVNDPFIETHYAAYMLKYDSTHGRFQGTIETYEEGLIVNGKKIRFFAERDPAAIPWGSAGAAYIVESTGVFTTTEKASAHLKGGAKKVIISAPSADAPMFVMGVNNKEYKTDINVLSNASCTTNCLAPLAKVINDNFGLVEGLMTTVHSYTATQKTVDAPSAKDWRGGRTAAQNIIPSSTGAAKAVGKVIPSLNGKLTGMSMRVPTANVSVVDLTCRTEKAVTYEDIKKTIKAASEEGELKGILGYTEDDIVSTDLIGDAHSSIFDAKAGIALNEHFIKLVSWYDNEWGYSRRVVDLIAYISKVDNQ; this is translated from the exons ATGGCTACCCCCAAGGTTGGAATCAACGGCTTCGGTCGTATTGGCCGTATC GTCTTCCGTAACGC TATCGCCAGCGGTGAcgttgatgttgttgctgtcaACGACCCCTTCATTGAGACTCACTATGCT GCCTACATGCTCAAGTATGACAGCACCCACGGTCGCTTCCAGGGTACCATCGAGACCTACGAGGAGGGCCTCATCGTCAACGGCAAGAAGATCCGCTTCTTCGCCGAGCGTGACCCCGCTGCCATCCCCTGGGGCTCCGCTGGCGCTGCCTACATCGTCGAGTCCACTGGTGtcttcaccaccaccgagAAGGCCTCCGCTCACTTGAAGGGTGGTGCTAAGAAGGTCATCATCTCTGCTCCTTCTGCTGATGCCCCCATGTTTGTTATGGGTGTCAACAACAAGGAATACAAGACCGACATCAACGTCCTCTCTAACGCTTCTTGCACCACCAACTGCCTTGCCCCCCTTGCTAAGGTTATCAACGACAACTTCGGTCTCGTTGAGGGTCTCATGACCACTGTCCACTCCTACACTGCTACCCAGAAGACTGTCGATGCTCCCTCCGCCAAGGACTGGCGTGGTGGACGTACCGCCGCTCAGAACATCATCCCCAGCTCCACTGGTGCTGCCAAGGCTGTCGGCAAGGTCATTCCTTCTCTTAACGGCAAGCTCACTGGTATGTCCATGCGTGTGCCCACCGCCAACGTCTCTGTTGTCGACCTCACCTGCCGTACCGAGAAGGCCGTCACCTACGAGGACATCAAGAAGACCATCAAGGCTGCTTCCGAGGAGGGCGAGCTCAAGG GTATTCTTGGATACACTGAGGACGACATTGTCTCCACTGACCTGATCGGAGATGCCCactcctccatcttcgatGCCAAGGCCGGTATCGCCCTCAACGAGCACTTCATCAAGCTCGTCTCTTGGTACGACAACGAGTGGGGCTACTCCCGCCGTGTTGTTGACCTCATTG CCTACATCTCCAAGGTCGATAACCAGTAG
- a CDS encoding histone deacetylase hda1: MAAEEDEDTVMGEAVTHNPNPTPSQHLTHDGASHSNGRSDPWFNTPLLGPPLKLPVQPAASVRNPQPAAAADNHTMSPPKSLPKSADSGDATTEVLVQLNDSLVEENSDWSEGEDAVAIRGLPIAQLPSGLCYDVQMRYHCEVRPTADVHPEDPRRIYYIYKELCRAGLVDDPESSRPLVSRPMKRISVRNATEEEISLVHTPDHFAFVESTKDMTDDELIALEHTRDSIYFNKLTFASSLLSVGGAIETCLAVATRKVKNAIAVIRPPGHHAEHDKTMGFCLFNNVSVAARVCQKQLGDKCRKILILDWDVHHGNGIQKAFYDDPNVLYISLHVYQDGKFYPGGDEGDWDHCGTGAGYGRNVNIPWPSQGMGDGDYMYAFQQVVMPIAQEFDPDLVIVASGFDAAVGDELGGCFVTPTCYAHMTHMLMTLANGKVAVCLEGGYNFRSISKSALAVTKTLMGDPPDRLHSTFPSKLATTTVRRVMMIQSQFWSCMYPKAPQEEGLWTDRLHDVIRAYQSKRLYENYKLTSLYIYRTAISRSFENQVLATPNYYQRNPLLVIFHDPPEIMGLPHPVTNKLEAHNCWLADSLKDYIGWAVGKGYAVMDVNIPKHVTVEPSGKYEDEEENRPTATEELAAYLWDNYIEPNEATEIFFLGIGNAFYGVANLLINRDTLYKRVNGVVSFVAENPVRAIASHTQVWLSRWYKDNSLVFVSHTHGVWNTDENRRKPSKRYGHLIQSSRSGLSEMLMHHKEEVFQWIEDRADPHESEETEEEKQPRRSPTKPGEAFAKPT, encoded by the exons ATGGCTgcggaagaggacgaagacaCTGTCATGGGAGAGGCGGTTACTCATAACCCCAACCCTACTCCCTCGCAGCATCTTACTCATGATGGTGCTAGCCATAGCAATGGTAGATCGGATCCGTGGTTCAATACACCTCTCCTAGGACCACCTCTCAAGTTACCTGTCCAGCCAGCTGCCAGCGTGCGAAACCCTCAACCAGCTGCTGCCGCAGACAACCACACAATGTCACCGCCCAAGAGTCTACCAAAATCAGCTGATTCTGGTGACGCTACGACAGAAGTTCTCGTCCAGTTAAATGACAGTCTCGTTGAGGAAAACTCTGACTGGTCTGAGGGTGAAGATGCCGTTGCCATTAGAGGCCTCCCCATTGCTCAGCTTCCCTCCGGTCTGTGTTATGACGTTCAGATGCGCTACCATTGTGAAGTGCGCCCAACGGCAGATGTCCACCCAGAGGACCCGAGGagaatctattatatttacaAGGAACTATGCCGAGCTGGGCTCGTTGACGACCCGGAGTCATCCAGACCGCTTGTCTCACGACCTATGAAACGAATTAGTGTCCGCAATGCTACCGAGGAAGAGATATCTCTTGTTCACACGCCGGATCATTTTGCATTTGTTGAAAGCACAAAAG ATATGACTGATGATGAGCTTATTGCGCTTGAACATACTCGTGATTCGATATACTTCAATAAGTTAACCTTCGCATCTTCATTATTGTCCGTTGGAGGCGCAATTGAAACATGCTTAGCTGTTGCCACACGGAAAGTGAAGAACGCTATTGCTGTTATCCGGCCACCAGGGCACCATGCTGAACATGACAAAACTATGGGATTCTGCCTTTTCAACAACGTATCCGTAGCAGCTCGTGTATGCCAGAAACAATTAGGCGATAAATGCAGAAAGATCCTCATTCTGGATTG GGATGTTCATCATG GCAATGGTATCCAGAAGGCATTCTACGATGACCCTAACGTCTTATATATCTCACTCCATGTGTATCAGGATGGGAAATTCTACCCCGGAGGGGACGAAGGCGACTGGGACCACTGCGGTACTGGTGCTGGCTATGGGCG AAACGTGAACATACCTTGGCCGAGCCAGGGAATGGGTGATGGCGACTACATGTATGCCTTTCAACAAGTTGTGATGCCTATTGCACAGGAATTCGACCCCGACTTAGTAATAG TCGCCTCTGGCTTTGATGCCGCTGTGGGTGACGAGCTTGGAGGTTGTTTTGTTACGCCTACCTGCTATGCTCACATGACACACATGCTTATGACTCTTGCAAATGGAAAGGTTGCTGTTTGCTTAGAG GGTGGTTATAATTTCAGATCAATCTCAAAGTCTGCACTCGCAGTCACGAAGACTCTTATGGGGGACCCACCTGACCGGCTTCATTCAACCTTCCCTTCAAAACTCGCAACGACTACTGTGAGACGTGTCATGATGATCCAGTCACAATTCTGGAGTTGCATGTACCCGAAAGCGCCACAGGAGGAAGGACTCTGGACAGATAGGCTACATG ATGTTATTCGTGCCTACCAGTCTAAACGACTCTACGAAAACTACAAGCTCACCTCACTTTACATTTACCGAACTGCCATCTCCAGGTCCTTCGAGAATCAAGTTCTGGCCACGCCGAATTATTATCAACGCAATCCACTCCTGGTGATATTCCATGATCC ACCAGAAATCATGGGATTGCCTCATCCCGTTACGAACAAGTTGGAAGCCCACAACTGCTGGCTT GCTGATTCCCTGAAGGACTATATCGGATGGGCTGTTGGAAAAGGGTATGCGGTGATGGATGTCAATATCCCAAAGCATGTGACGGTCGAGCCC TCCGGGAAgtatgaagatgaggaagagaaccGCCCTACAGCGACCGAGGAACTGGCTGCGTACCTCTGGGACAACTACATTGA ACCCAATGAAGCCACGGAAATCTTCTTTCTTGGGATCGGCAATGCTTTCTACGGGGTCGCCAATCTTCTGATCAATAGAG ATACGTTGTATAAACGAGTGAATGGCGTTGTATCATTCGTTGCCGAAAATCCAGTTCGAGCGATTGCCTCTCATACTCAGGTTTGGCTGTCAAGATGGTACAAAGAT AATTCTCTCGTGTTCGTTTCGCACACCCATGGCGTTTGGAACACCGATGAAAACCGACGCAAACCATCGAAGCGCTACGGGCACTTGATCCAGTCAAGTAGGTCAGGATTGAGCGAGATGCTGATGCATCACAAAGAGGAGGTGTTCCAGTGGATCGAGGATCGAGCCGACCCACACGAGAGTGAGGAgacggaagaggaaaaacAGCCACGTCGGTCTCCAACGAAGCCCGGGGAAGCTTTTGCCAAACCGACCTGA
- a CDS encoding inorganic phosphate transporter Pho88 has product MVSPQITNLAIIVVSMQLAKKIPFEDPDVLLVVRGMYILSNVLILGIYLYTQSKIKSKKDMATLKYVEPAPLGSNEEPRPVTTTNMEYDQGQLRQLFKGQLMGVGMMCVMHLYFKYTNPLLIQSIIPLKSALESNLVKIHVFGKPATGDLARPFKAANSFLNQGQIKSDKASVENAEKNWRGGVKEE; this is encoded by the exons ATGGTGTCTCCTCAAAT TACCAACCTGGCCATCATCGTGGTGTCGATGCAGCTGGCCAAGAAGATCCCTTTTGAGGACCCTGAcgttcttcttgttgtccGTGGCATGTATATCTTGTCCAACGTGCTCATCCTGGGTATCTATCTCTACACTCAGTCTAAgatcaagagcaagaagg ACATGGCTACGTTGAAGTACGTGGAGCCCGCTCCTCTCGGTAGCAACGAGGAGCCCCGTCCGGTAACTACCACCAACATGGAGTACGACCAGGGGCAGTTGCGCCAGCTGTTCAAGGGTCAACTGATGGGTGTTGGTATGATGTGCGTGATGCACCTGTACTTCAAGTACACCAACCCTCTTTTGATTCAATCGATCATCCCCCTCAAGAGCGCTCTGGAATCGAATCTGGTCAAGATCCACGTCTTTGGAAAACCCGCTACTGGTGACCTCGCACGCCCATTCAAGGCCGCGAACAGCTTCCTGAACCAAGGTCAGATCAAGAGTGACAAGGCTTCCGTTGAGaatgcggagaagaactGGAGGGGTGGTGTTAAGGAAGAGTAA